The following are encoded in a window of Fulvia fulva chromosome 7, complete sequence genomic DNA:
- a CDS encoding putative electron transfer flavoprotein-ubiquinone oxidoreductase, mitochondrial: protein MPVPSLLTRAATRRFTQLPEVARLATRPAAAGSIASRCLVRGYRPAAVTGGQRRSISQSTRRRFATVNEDDDYTNPLKQEREADEVDVCIVGGGPAGLSAAIKLKQLANEAGNEDFRVLLLEKAGEIGDHIVSGNVLEPSALDELLPDWRSADNPNRFEKYTPAATDRMRFLTKSSSIPMPKPPQMNNHGNVIVSLNELSKWLGERAEEVGVEIYPGFAASEVLFTKEGAVKGVATNDLGIARDGTPKDSFECGMEFHARTTLLAEGCHGSLTKKVIKKYDLRKHSQPQTYGLGIKEVWEIDPEKFEKGLVAHSMGYPLPKSVYGGGWMYHFGDNMVSIGLVVGLDYANPWIAPYGEFQKMKQHPFYRNYLEGGKCISYGARTLNEGGFQSIPKCAFPGGALIGDTAGFLNVPKIKGTHTAMRSGMLAAEATWDALANSNDTEGAVFLFDYEDKLRKSSIWTELKQVRNMRPSFHTPLGLYGGILYSGLEAYIFRGKTPWTLKHPKPDHTATEPADKHQKIEYPKPDNKITFDILTSVSRTGTNHEEDQPCHLQVKDWDAHAAKEWPVYKGVENRFCPAGVYEYVEDESKDIGVRFQINAQNCVHCKTCDIKVPDQDINWQTPQGGEGPKYVMT, encoded by the coding sequence CCCGTGCTGCCACGAGGCGTTTCACGCAGCTGCCAGAGGTCGCCAGACTCGCCACCAGACCTGCAGCTGCCGGCAGCATAGCCTCGAGATGTCTGGTCAGAGGTTACAGACCAGCAGCCGTGACGGGCGGGCAAAGGAGGTCGATCTCACAGAGCACGCGGAGGAGGTTTGCGACGGTCAACGAGGACGACGACTACACCAATCCCCTCAAGCAGGAACGAGAGGCAGATGAGGTGGATGTATGCATCGTCGGTGGCGGCCCGGCAGGACTCAGCGCTGCCATAAAGCTCAAGCAGCTGGCCAATGAAGCAGGAAACGAGGACTTCCGAGTACTGCTGCTAGAGAAGGCCGGCGAGATAGGAGACCACATAGTATCTGGCAATGTCTTGGAGCCCTCTGCCCTCGATGAGCTCCTTCCAGACTGGAGGTCAGCAGACAATCCCAACCGCTTCGAGAAGTACACGCCCGCCGCCACAGACCGCATGCGCTTCCTCACGAAGAGCAGCTCGATCCCAATGCCTAAGCCACCGCAGATGAACAACCACGGCAACGTCATTGTGAGCTTGAATGAGCTTAGCAAGTGGCTAGGGGAAAGAGCAGAAGAAGTTGGCGTGGAGATATACCCAGGCTTTGCAGCATCAGAAGTATTGTTCACAAAGGAAGGCGCGGTCAAGGGTGTCGCCACAAATGATCTCGGCATTGCCCGCGATGGTACACCCAAGGACTCCTTCGAGTGCGGTATGGAGTTTCACGCGAGAACTACGCTTCTTGCTGAAGGTTGCCACGGCAGCTTGACGAAGAAGGTAATTAAGAAGTACGACCTGCGGAAACACAGCCAACCCCAGACATACGGCCTCGGGATCAAGGAGGTCTGGGAAATCGATCCGGAGAAGTTTGAGAAGGGTCTTGTTGCGCACTCTATGGGCTATCCGCTACCGAAAAGTGTATACGGTGGTGGATGGATGTACCACTTTGGTGACAATATGGTTTCGATTGGTCTCGTGGTCGGTCTCGATTATGCCAATCCTTGGATAGCACCTTATGGAGAGTTTCAGAAGATGAAGCAGCACCCGTTCTACCGGAATTACCTGGAAGGCGGCAAGTGCATATCGTATGGTGCGCGAACACTGAACGAAGGGGGGTTCCAGAGTATACCGAAGTGTGCCTTCCCTGGAGGCGCTTTGATTGGTGACACAGCCGGCTTCTTAAACGTCCCAAAGATCAAGGGCACACACACAGCTATGCGCTCCGGTATGCTCGCGGCAGAGGCAACTTGGGATGCTCTAGCCAATAGCAATGATACCGAGGGTGCTGTCTTCTTGTTCGACTACGAGGACAAGCTACGGAAGAGTTCGATATGGACGGAGTTGAAGCAGGTACGGAACATGCGACCTAGCTTCCATACACCGCTCGGTCTCTACGGCGGTATCCTGTATTCAGGCCTCGAAGCATACATCTTCCGTGGTAAGACTCCATGGACCTTGAAGCACCCTAAGCCCGACCACACTGCCACCGAACCAGCCGACAAGCACCAAAAGATCGAGTACCCTAAGCCAGACAACAAGATCACATTCGACATCTTGACCTCCGTCTCGCGAACTGGCACCAACCACGAGGAAGACCAACCTTGCCATCTTCAAGTCAAAGATTGGGACGCCCATGCTGCAAAGGAGTGGCCTGTATACAAGGGAGTTGAGAACCGCTTCTGCCCTGCCGGTGTGTACGAATATGTTGAGGACGAGTCCAAGGATATTGGTGTCAGGTTCCAGATCAACGCGCAGAACTGTGTTCATTGCAAGACTTGTGATATCAAGGTGCCAGATCAGGACATCAATTGGCAGACACCCCAGGGTGGTGAAGGGCCAAAATATGTCATGACCTAG